A stretch of DNA from Anthonomus grandis grandis chromosome 22, icAntGran1.3, whole genome shotgun sequence:
aaaaaaaaggaatttttagaagaactcgaaaaaaatgaaaatgagaTTAAGGATTTAGAGATTAGTACCAGAGGACAAGGAGGAAATCCAAAGTGGTATCAAGAAAGAAGTTTAAGGCTTACAGcatcaaattttggaaatatttgcaaaatgctagaaaaaacaaattgcaaaaataaagtaaaagcaaTTCTTTATTCCAAGTTTCGGGGCAATAAACACACTAAGTATGGCACCGAAAAAGAACCATTTGCTATTCAACAATTTGAGGAAACCTACAATTTAAAAGTTGAAATGTGTGGTCTTTTTATTGATTCCGAATGTTGTGCTTTGGCTGCTAGCCCTGATGGGCTAGTTGGCTCAAGAGGATTAGTAGAAGTAAAGTGCCCATCAACAGCTTCAGCAATCAGCCCTACAGAagctatcaataaaaaaataatcaagtttGCCACCCTTGATGAAAATGGACAGATGCATTTAAAACAGAACcatgattatttttatcaaatccAAGGCCAGCTTCATATCACAAAAAgagatttttgttattttattttatggacaCCTATGGGGATGCTGGTAGAACAGGTAagctttttgttttaagtagtAAGATATTTGGTATaacgaatttattatttcagatttGGCGGCAGGACTCATTCTGGAATGACAAAATgataggaaaattaaaaagtttctattACAATTGTTTATTACCGGAAATTATCGACCCGCGATATAGTAGAGGACTGGAAATAAGAAATCCATcgagaaaataacattttaattttaaaataggtatattaatagatttttgcaaatataaaactgtacttttaaaaaaaaaattttaaatataagtatgtatataattgttttttcaataagatTAGGGTAAAATGTATAAcagttcaaaaaaaatgtttaaaaaaaaaacatttatacaTAGATTTTGTATAactaatgtatatttttttaaaaatgcctcttAAAAACTCCCCCGTACATCATTAACAAAAAGTCTCgcaaaaagtttaataataattgtagcaaaaaaaaaattatatgaaataggATCGAGCACCccatttcaaagaaaaattttgcCAATAATCGACAATCGTAATGTCTCATTATTCAAGTTTCATAATTCCCTGCGCCATGCTATTCCATCCTCACCAGATTTATATGACACGCGAGAACCTATCGGTTTGGTCGCCGCTTTGAAATGACCCCTTCCCTTCATCCTTCCGCTGAGTGTTGCCATATGTTGGGTGAGCCAAAAAATCGCCTATATTTTGAAATCCGAGTTGGTCACGTGCTGATGGATGCtcttaaggctatcacggccgcaaaggtaagctccaagcttgtactagagtgcataaaagtcctgaaaaaact
This window harbors:
- the LOC126748331 gene encoding uncharacterized protein LOC126748331; translation: MRTAVAMAVTQRNKEDKSFSIKIENLTKDLKNIPSHVFGEHLNCTAIGYFRCDKKFGEKNYIEEMKACGVLQDIEVCLNRLILHASSLLRNMDNNVAEHYNSVVCKFIGGKRINFSKRGSYQIRCEAAALSYNLGSGEYHRQIFKSIAEKSPSGHTKKFINRVKQRRINTLKIRPKTLFKKRNKSIALPDKDYGDQEADNSIQPDMEENLFEEKKKEFLEELEKNENEIKDLEISTRGQGGNPKWYQERSLRLTASNFGNICKMLEKTNCKNKVKAILYSKFRGNKHTKYGTEKEPFAIQQFEETYNLKVEMCGLFIDSECCALAASPDGLVGSRGLVEVKCPSTASAISPTEAINKKIIKFATLDENGQMHLKQNHDYFYQIQGQLHITKRDFCYFILWTPMGMLVEQIWRQDSFWNDKMIGKLKSFYYNCLLPEIIDPRYSRGLEIRNPSRK